TGTTCTGAATAAAATTGATCTGATCGTCAATTACGAGTGTGCCCACAATCAGAATGATAGACAGCGTAAATTGAAGTACGACCAATCCCTTCCGCAGAAAAACCCCCTTTGATCCGGCCTTGAAAGTTCCTTTAAGGACTTTGGTGGGACTGAACGAGGAGATAAACAGCGCAGGGTACAAACCCGCGGCCAGAGAGGTAATTAACGTAATGACTAACAATGCTCCGATGAGACGGAAGTCCAGCAGTTGCAAGCTAATCTGCTTCTGAGCCAAATCGTTGTACACCGGCAGTACCGTTTCAGCTAATAGTACGGCAATCGCGATAGCAATGACGGTATACAGCAGTGCTTCACCTAAGAACTGTCCAACGAGTTGACGTTTAATCGCGCCAATAGACTTCCTCAGCCCGATTTCTTTGGCTCGTTTGATGGAGCGGGCTGTAGCCAGGTTGGTGAAATTAATACAGGCAATCAGCAGAATGAATATTGCTACGGCAGAGAAAATGTACACATAACGAATGTCTCCTTTTCCACTGGCGTCTAAGGTAAAATTAGAATAGAGGTGGATTTCAGTAAGTGGTTGAAGGTAGATGTTATCGGTGCTTTCGGGAAAACGCTCTCGAAACGAGGCCATAATCTTATCGCCTACGGCTTCCGCCAAAACACCCTCTTGCAATTGAAGGTAGGTATAGTAATTAAAATCGCCCCAGTTATCCTCCCCAATATTATGATGCTGCAAAAAGAGTTCAAACGGAAGCAGGTAAGAGAAGCGAAGGTGGGAGTTCTTAGGCATATCTTCGTATACTCCGGTTACCGCTAATTCATGTTTATTATCCAGTCGAATAGTTTTACCCAGCGCGGATTCCGATCCAAAATATTTATCCGCTAGCGGTCTTGATAAGATCACCGAGTTAGGCTCATTTAGGGCCGTAGTCGGATCGCCTTCTTGGAACTCAAAACTAAACATCTCTAGCGTAGCTGGGTCAGCATACGCTCCTTCTTCTTCCTGATAAGGCACATCATCGTAAGTAAATAGCGATTGGCTGATAAGATTGTATCGAGTAGTATTTTCTATTTCAGGAATATTGTCTTGAACGAAATCAGCAAAGGGGGCGGGAGTAGTGGGGTAGGCTACCTCCTGGCCTCCCACCTGCCATTCTACAATAGCGCGATACAGATTATCGGCGTTAGTGTGATAACGGTCGTAGCTAAGTTCGTCCGCTATCCATAGTAAAATCAACAAAAAGGTAGCCACTCCTACCGACAATCCTCCGATATTGATAAGGGAGTAGACTCGGTTACTAATTAGATTACGAAAGGCGACTTTGAGATAATTCTTTATCATAATGATTAATGATGAACGACTGATGTCAATTATTACTCATTATATTGAAAAAGCTATGCCACGGTCAAAAAGCACGTTTCTGGCTCAAATAGGAAGAATAATTAGCAAAAAGCGTTCATTATCGGACGCCTATGTTAGGAATCGGACACTGAATTAGGATAATGTGAAACCTGTCAAGATAGGTAGTCTTTATTGATTCAACATCAGCACTTGCCCATCTTCTGTAAGTCGCGTTTCCAACTGTTCGTAATCAACTTCTTGAACTGGAATATTATTGTCAATGGCTAGTGCCGCTCCGGTAGCGGCACTTTGACCGAGAATCATAAAGACGGGTTCCATCCGGATGGAGCCGAAGGCGATGTGGGAGCTGGAGACACAAACGGGTACCAACAAGTTTTCACACTCTTCTTGTTTAGGGGTAAGTGCATCGTAAGAGATACTGTACGGTCGGTCGGGTTTTACGCCGATGTCGCCTTCGTTTTGTACGTAGCCATCGGGTTTAATGTAACGTTGCGTATTGTGCGAATCCATCGCGTAGGAACCCATACCGACGGGTTTAGGCACTTCCCGCTTACCTAGCACCTCCTGTTCGGTCATCACGAAGGGGCCAATCATGCGACGGGCTTCGCGCACGTAAATTTGGTGGGGCCAGTTACCATTGTCGGTAAACTCATCGGCGGCCAAGCCCCACTGGCTCATATCTTCTCGCACTTCTTCGGGCACCTGCGGGTCGTTAGCGATAAAGTACATCAGCCCTTTCTGGTAGTCTTCGTGCTGTTTAATAATTTCTTTACGACGTTCGTAGCTGCCTTCGGGGTAATCGTAGTTTTTACCAATATTATCGGTGCTTACCGGACCGTGATTATTCGTATCCGTTTTTCGGTTAGGAATAGGATCAAACTTGTTGAAGGTATCGCGCCATCCGCTATCAAATACGCGAGCCAGCAGTGCGTACTGACCAGGATCATAATTATCCGGCTTAGGAAAAGCCACCCGATTGTCGGGATGGTTAGATAAGCACATGCGAAAACAGTAAGCCTGAATTTTATCATCTCCCGAACCGTATTCGCCCGGATGTTCGGCTGAGATGAGTGGTAGTAAGCCACTAGTGGAATCGCCCGGAACCACGTAGGGGCTGATGTCGGTGGCAAACCAATGTTTATGATGCAGCACACCGGTTTGTACACCGTTCCATTCTTCGTCGTATACACTGTTGGCCTCCCGCCCTACGTGGTAGCTCACTCCGGCTGCAGCCATTAGATCGCCTTCGTAAGTGGCATCAATGAACATTTTCCCTTCGTAGCGTTGCCCATTCAGCGTTTCAATCGCGGTGATTTCTCCGTTTTCCATCGTTACTCCGTTTTCGCGATTCAGCCAGGCATCGCGGTAAACTGGAATTTCATACTCTCTTATCAAATCCTCGAAAACCCGTTCAGCCACGTGCGGTTCAAAAATCCACATGGTTCGCTCCTCACCATCCATCGCGCGATTGCCTTGCCCTCGGTTACCATATTCCGATTGCTGTTGCCATTGCCAGGCCGAATCCTCGTCGTAATGTTGAAACACTCGATGATAAAATTCCCGAGCTAGTCCGCCGATGACGGATTTGTCACCTGTATCGGTCCAACCTAACCCTCCCGCGGTTAATCCACCCAAATGCTTATCTGGTGAAACTATAATCACTGATTTATCCATCTTAGTCGCTTGAACCGCTGACGTGACGGCGGCGGAAGTACCTCCGTAAATAATAATATCGGCGGAGCGAACTGCTGCTTCTTCCGGTGTTTCTTGGGAAGTTTCAGACGGGCTGGAGCAGGAAAAGGTAAGTAGCGTAGAAAGTAATCCACTGAGAAGAAAGGAAAGAAATCTGGTCATAGCGTAGTTAGGTTGTTAGCCAATACTAATCAAATTGATCCATTTTTAATAGTCGAGAACTGATTTGTCGTTGGTTGCCTTACAGAAAATTCTTCCGTAAGCTTGCAGCATGGAGTGGAATTGGATCGAGTTTTTTGCCGTGGTCTTTGGATTAATTCCAATTTATTTAAATGTTAGAGAAATAGTTTGGGGATGGCCTACCAGTATTATAGGTTCTATTTTGTTGGGATTAATTGCTTATCAAGCGCAATTATATGCCAGTGTTGGACTCAACGTAGTTTATGTAATAATGGGATTTTATGGCTGGTATCAGTGGCTGTACGGTGGTAAGAATCAGTCTAAATTGCAAGTAACACGTACGGGCACTTCGCTTTTGTTTTTGCTAATTGTACTAGGAATTATCGGCACGGCCGGAATCGGCTATTTTTTCCAACGTACTACCGACGCTGATATACCCTATTGGGATGCATTCGGTACAGCTTTTAGTCTAGTAGGCACATATATGCTAGCTAAAAAAAAGCATGAAAACTGGCTACTGTGGATAGTAGTAGATGCGATATTTGTAGGTATTTATTTTACGAAAGAGTTGTACCTGTTGGCACTTCTTTATTTTTTGTACCTAGGGCTGGCTACTTACGGTTACTACCAATGGCGTCAATCCTTAGCTATCGCTCATGATTAAAATAGTGACCACTGGCCCCGAATCCAGCGGGAAAACTACGTTAGCAAAAGCGTTAGCCGAGTGTTACCAAGTGGCCTGGGTGCCCGAATACGCTCGCGACTATCTCAACGGTCTAGACCAGGATTACCAAGAGAAAGATTTGCTAGAAATAGCG
This region of Tunicatimonas pelagia genomic DNA includes:
- a CDS encoding FAD-dependent oxidoreductase is translated as MTRFLSFLLSGLLSTLLTFSCSSPSETSQETPEEAAVRSADIIIYGGTSAAVTSAVQATKMDKSVIIVSPDKHLGGLTAGGLGWTDTGDKSVIGGLAREFYHRVFQHYDEDSAWQWQQQSEYGNRGQGNRAMDGEERTMWIFEPHVAERVFEDLIREYEIPVYRDAWLNRENGVTMENGEITAIETLNGQRYEGKMFIDATYEGDLMAAAGVSYHVGREANSVYDEEWNGVQTGVLHHKHWFATDISPYVVPGDSTSGLLPLISAEHPGEYGSGDDKIQAYCFRMCLSNHPDNRVAFPKPDNYDPGQYALLARVFDSGWRDTFNKFDPIPNRKTDTNNHGPVSTDNIGKNYDYPEGSYERRKEIIKQHEDYQKGLMYFIANDPQVPEEVREDMSQWGLAADEFTDNGNWPHQIYVREARRMIGPFVMTEQEVLGKREVPKPVGMGSYAMDSHNTQRYIKPDGYVQNEGDIGVKPDRPYSISYDALTPKQEECENLLVPVCVSSSHIAFGSIRMEPVFMILGQSAATGAALAIDNNIPVQEVDYEQLETRLTEDGQVLMLNQ
- the pnuC gene encoding nicotinamide riboside transporter PnuC; the encoded protein is MEWNWIEFFAVVFGLIPIYLNVREIVWGWPTSIIGSILLGLIAYQAQLYASVGLNVVYVIMGFYGWYQWLYGGKNQSKLQVTRTGTSLLFLLIVLGIIGTAGIGYFFQRTTDADIPYWDAFGTAFSLVGTYMLAKKKHENWLLWIVVDAIFVGIYFTKELYLLALLYFLYLGLATYGYYQWRQSLAIAHD